In a single window of the Nicotiana tomentosiformis chromosome 8, ASM39032v3, whole genome shotgun sequence genome:
- the LOC117274591 gene encoding uncharacterized protein produces the protein MGLLRRLAGFLGFSREEGQEARDVEDNTDGNIAAAAAAAQAQNVPRRGFSVPIQVPVEKAQFGPILFPCSSRDGAIQGLRWYAKRLRIDEDGDVADEFFNEILTDTPSSAEEHQRRYPKFELKYSTKPAKVTTQALSAAGRIQHCVEHQGRLEWI, from the exons ATGGGATTATTGCGAAGACTAGCTGGATTTCTAGGGTTTTCAAGAGAAGAAGGGCAAGAAGCGAGAGATGTAGAAGATAACACCGACGGTAATATAGCAGCAGCAGCTGCAGCAGCTCAAGCTCAGAATGTTCCACGCAGGGGTTTCAGTGTCCCAATTCAAGTCCCGGTTGAGAAAGCACAATTCGGCCCTATCCTCTTTCCTTGTAGTTCACGCGACGGTGCCATTCAG GGATTGAGATGGTATGCCAAGCGTCTTAGGATAGATGAAGATGGAGATGTTGCAGATGAGTTCTTTAATGAAATCCTAACGGATACACCTTCAAGTGCAGAAGAGCATCAGAGGCGATATCCCAAGTTCGAACTGAAGTACAGTACAAAACCTGCTAAAGTAACAACCCAGGCACTCTCAGCTGCTGGTAGAATTCAACATTGCGTGGAACATCAAGGCAGATTGGAGTGGATTTAA